AAAACCGACCCCTGGCGATACCGCGACTTTCGCGTCTTTCAGCAATTTTTTACTAAATTCCAATGAACCCATTTCACGATACTGTGCTGGAATTTTCGCCCAGACAAACATGGTTGCCTTAGGTTTTTCGACTGTCCAGCCGATGGCGTTGAGCCCATCACACAGCACATCACGACGCTGGCGGTAGGTTTCGGAAATTTCTGCGACACACTCTTGCGGACCATCCAGTGCAGCAATCGCTGCAACCTGAATTGGCGTAAACATGCCATAGTCCAAATAAGACTTCATCCGTGCCAACGCAGCGACCAAGGTTGGATTGCCGGACATAAATCCAATTCGCCAGCCGGGCATATTATAAGTTTTGGATAGGGTGTAAAACTCGACAGCGACATCTTTGGCACCGGGTACCTGTAAAATTGACGGTGCCTTGTAGCCATCAAAACAAATCTCACCATATGCCAGATCGTGAATCACCCAAATCTGGTGCTCTTTGGCAAATGCGACGATCTGTTCAAAAAAAGCCAGATCAACGCATTGTGTTGTTGGGTTGCCCGGAAAGTTTAAAACCAGCATTTTCGGTTTTGGCCATGAATCTTTAACCGACTTTTCCAACTCCGCGAAAAAATCTACTTCAGGCGTCAACGGCACATGTCGGATATCCGCGCCGGCAATAACAAAACCGTAGGGGTGAATCGGGTAAGCAGGATTTGGCACCAACACGGCATCCCCAGGACCAACCGTTGCCAAGGCAAGGTGAGCCAGACCTTCTTTAGAGCCGATGGTGACGATCGTCTCTGCATCGGGATCGAGTTCGACATCAAACTTACGCTGATACCAGTCACAAATTGCTTTGCGGAGCCGAGGAATACCGCGCGAAACGGAATATCGATGCGTATCTGGTCGTTGTGCCGCCTCAACTAATTTATCGACAATATGCTTGGGTGCCGGCTTATCCGGATTACCCATACCAAAGTCGATAATATCTTCCCCCCGCGCTCGAGCCTTGGCTTTCAAATCATTTACAATATTGAAAACATAGGGCGGCAGACGTTTGATTCTGGGAAATTCGTCGTTCAACTTGATACCTGCGATAAGCTAAAGCGGTTGGCAAACAAAGCAAAATAACTGAAAATCACGGACACATCAAATTCATTTAAATTAAGGATGCCGATGAGTCAGCAAAACCAATTATACAACACCATACTGACAGATTTGGACAAAGGTAAGTTGGTTTTACCCACCTTGCCCGACGTCGCAATCAAAGTTCGTGATGTTGTCAGTGACCCCGATGCCACTTCAGCCCAGCTCGCCGACATTATTATGACAGATGCGGCGTTATCTGCACGGCTGCTTAAAGTCGCTAATAGCCCCCTCTATCGAGGCAGAATTCATGTCGACTCGGTACAAACAGCCATTACCCGCTTAGGCTTAAAAATGGTTCGCAACCTGGTGACCGGTCTGGTTGTCGAGCAAGTATTCCGACCCACTTCTAAAAAACTGGAAAAGCGTGCTCGAGACTTGTGGCAGCACAGTATTGAAGTCTCCGCAATCAGCCAGGTCATTGCCAGCAAACAAAGCAATATTAAAACGGATGAGGCCATGCTTGCTGGACTTATTCATGCGATTGGTGTGCTCCCCATCCTGACCAGGGCCGAAAAAGACCCCGAATTGCTTGATGATGAATCGCGGCTCGATATGCTCATCGAAAACCTTTACCCACGCATAGGCGCCGCCATCCTGAAAAGCTGGGAATTTTCGCCTAATCTGATTACCGTTGCCGCAGAACATGCCAACCTCAATCGAAACAGTGGCCCAGAAGGTCCGGATTTATGTGATGTTGTGCAAGTCGCCAACCTGCAAAGCTATTTTAATACCGATAAAGCCTTAGACCCACAGACCAGACACCGCGTATTGGCTTTTGAAAAACTCGGTATTGATACCGGTATTAGTGTGGTTGAGCTTGATGAAA
The genomic region above belongs to Methylophaga frappieri and contains:
- the alaC gene encoding alanine transaminase; translation: MNDEFPRIKRLPPYVFNIVNDLKAKARARGEDIIDFGMGNPDKPAPKHIVDKLVEAAQRPDTHRYSVSRGIPRLRKAICDWYQRKFDVELDPDAETIVTIGSKEGLAHLALATVGPGDAVLVPNPAYPIHPYGFVIAGADIRHVPLTPEVDFFAELEKSVKDSWPKPKMLVLNFPGNPTTQCVDLAFFEQIVAFAKEHQIWVIHDLAYGEICFDGYKAPSILQVPGAKDVAVEFYTLSKTYNMPGWRIGFMSGNPTLVAALARMKSYLDYGMFTPIQVAAIAALDGPQECVAEISETYRQRRDVLCDGLNAIGWTVEKPKATMFVWAKIPAQYREMGSLEFSKKLLKDAKVAVSPGVGFGEYGDEYVRFGLIENQHRTRQAIRGIRDMIKKDQGAVCNQ
- a CDS encoding HDOD domain-containing protein; the encoded protein is MSQQNQLYNTILTDLDKGKLVLPTLPDVAIKVRDVVSDPDATSAQLADIIMTDAALSARLLKVANSPLYRGRIHVDSVQTAITRLGLKMVRNLVTGLVVEQVFRPTSKKLEKRARDLWQHSIEVSAISQVIASKQSNIKTDEAMLAGLIHAIGVLPILTRAEKDPELLDDESRLDMLIENLYPRIGAAILKSWEFSPNLITVAAEHANLNRNSGPEGPDLCDVVQVANLQSYFNTDKALDPQTRHRVLAFEKLGIDTGISVVELDENSAEYAEALAMFENF